Proteins from one Setaria italica strain Yugu1 chromosome V, Setaria_italica_v2.0, whole genome shotgun sequence genomic window:
- the LOC101755970 gene encoding histone H2B.1, which yields MAPKAEKKPAAKKPAEEEPAAEKAEKAPAGKKPKAEKRLPAGKSSAGKDGEGKKGKKKAKKSVETYKIYIFKVLKQVHPDIGISSKAMSIMNSFINDIFEKLAAEAAKLARYNKKPTITSREIQTSVRLVLPGELAKHAVSEGTKAVTKFTSS from the coding sequence ATGGCGCCCAAGGCGGAGAAGAAGCCGGCGGCGAAGAAgcccgcggaggaggagcccgcggcCGAGAAGGCGGAGAAGGCCCCGGcggggaagaagcccaaggcgGAGAAGCGCCTCCCCGCGGGCAAATCCAGCGCCGGCAAGGACGGCGAGGGCAAGAAGGgcaagaagaaggccaagaagaGCGTCGAGACCTACAAGATCTACATCTTCAAGGTGCTCAAGCAGGTGCACCCGGACATCGGCATCTCCTCCAAGGCCATGTCCATCATGAACTCCTTCATCAACGACATCTTCGAGAagctcgccgccgaggccgccaagcTTGCCCGCTACAACAAGAAGCCCACCATCACCTCCCGCGAGATCCAGACCTCGGTCCGCCTCGTCCTCCCTGGGGAGCTCGCCAAGCACGCCGTCTCTGAGGGCACCAAGGCCGTCACCAAGTTCACCTCATCTTAG